From Merismopedia glauca CCAP 1448/3, a single genomic window includes:
- a CDS encoding DEAD/DEAH box helicase — protein MTFHTLGLSTDLLRAVADEGYTVPTPIQQQAIPAILQGQDIFASAQTGTGKTAGFTLPLLQRLSIAHPSKGPRTPRALILTPTRELAAQVSDSVKTYGKYLSLKSAAVYGGVGILPQIQALRRGVDILVATPGRLLDHLGQKTLNLSQIEILVLDECDRMLDMGFIGDIRKILAYLPVSRQTLMFSATFSKSIQQLAKTLLKSPTLIEVAPRNTTAEQVEQVVHLVDSDRKRELLSYIISFHNWQQVLVFTRTKHGANRLAEQLNQDGLKTSAIHGNKSQAARTRALSDFKQGKVQVLVATDVASRGLDIDQLPHVVNFELPNVPEDYVHRIGRTGRAGNEGSAISLVSKDEYPFLKSIEQLLHRTLTKQVIPGYEPTSSSQSGTDRSHHQRSQKSRSHQGQPHSQATPSRSKKPTLSGNRHPQRLRTA, from the coding sequence ATGACATTTCATACCCTCGGTCTTTCGACCGACCTGCTTCGTGCTGTAGCCGATGAGGGCTACACCGTACCCACTCCGATTCAGCAGCAGGCAATTCCCGCCATTTTGCAGGGGCAAGATATCTTCGCCAGCGCCCAAACTGGAACGGGTAAAACGGCTGGTTTTACACTACCTCTACTGCAACGCCTCAGCATTGCTCACCCCAGCAAGGGACCTCGCACCCCCCGCGCCTTGATCCTCACCCCCACCCGCGAACTGGCAGCCCAGGTCAGCGATAGCGTCAAGACCTACGGCAAATACCTGTCTCTCAAGTCAGCAGCAGTCTATGGCGGTGTTGGCATCCTGCCGCAAATTCAAGCCCTGCGGCGAGGAGTTGATATTCTAGTGGCTACTCCAGGTCGGTTGCTCGACCACCTGGGGCAAAAGACCCTGAATCTCTCCCAAATCGAGATCCTGGTGCTGGATGAATGCGATCGCATGTTAGATATGGGCTTCATCGGCGACATCCGCAAAATACTGGCGTATTTGCCCGTATCTCGACAAACACTGATGTTTTCCGCCACATTCTCCAAATCTATCCAGCAGCTTGCCAAAACCCTACTCAAATCTCCGACTCTGATTGAAGTAGCACCGCGCAACACCACTGCTGAGCAAGTAGAACAGGTCGTTCATCTCGTCGATAGCGATCGCAAGCGAGAACTACTCTCTTACATTATCAGCTTCCACAATTGGCAACAGGTGCTGGTCTTCACCCGCACCAAACATGGTGCCAACCGTCTAGCCGAGCAACTCAATCAAGATGGTTTGAAAACTAGCGCCATTCACGGCAACAAAAGTCAGGCAGCCCGCACGCGCGCGCTGAGCGACTTTAAGCAAGGAAAAGTTCAAGTCCTGGTTGCCACCGATGTCGCCTCTAGAGGTCTAGATATCGACCAGCTTCCCCATGTGGTAAATTTTGAACTGCCTAATGTCCCTGAAGACTATGTACATCGCATTGGTCGCACTGGAAGAGCCGGTAACGAAGGATCTGCCATCTCCCTTGTCTCCAAAGATGAATACCCATTTCTGAAAAGTATCGAACAGTTGTTGCATCGAACCCTGACCAAACAGGTGATTCCAGGATACGAACCGACTTCCTCATCCCAGTCTGGAACCGATAGATCTCACCATCAGCGCTCCCAGAAAAGCCGTAGTCACCAGGGACAGCCCCATTCTCAAGCTACCCCCTCCCGCAGTAAAAAGCCGACTTTATCGGGTAATCGGCATCCTCAACGGCTCCGCACTGCTTAA
- a CDS encoding bifunctional 4-hydroxy-2-oxoglutarate aldolase/2-dehydro-3-deoxy-phosphogluconate aldolase, producing the protein MSVSHTLWLSLLKSQRAIAVIRSSHSQAMTQQMALAVAAGGMGLIEITWNTQQAGELIAKLRAELPDCLIGTGTILELKELEEAIASGAQFIFTPHVNVELISRAVAAQIPIIPGALSPTEIVAAWQAGASSVKVFPIQAVGGAKYIKSLQGPLGHIPLIPTGGVTLDNAAEFIEAGAIAVGLAGDLFPLELVDKGNWQLITHKAQLIREKLLIHK; encoded by the coding sequence ATGTCCGTTTCCCATACCCTCTGGCTGTCTCTGCTGAAAAGTCAACGAGCGATCGCTGTGATCCGTTCCTCCCATTCCCAAGCGATGACTCAGCAAATGGCTCTAGCTGTAGCGGCTGGGGGGATGGGTTTAATAGAGATTACTTGGAATACTCAGCAAGCTGGCGAATTAATCGCTAAATTGCGGGCTGAGTTGCCTGATTGTCTAATTGGAACGGGAACAATTTTAGAACTGAAAGAGCTAGAAGAGGCGATCGCCTCTGGCGCTCAATTTATCTTTACTCCCCATGTTAACGTAGAGCTAATTTCCAGGGCTGTAGCGGCTCAAATTCCCATCATCCCAGGAGCCTTATCCCCCACCGAAATCGTCGCTGCTTGGCAAGCTGGAGCCAGTTCTGTGAAGGTTTTTCCCATCCAAGCTGTCGGTGGTGCTAAATATATCAAAAGTTTGCAAGGTCCCTTGGGTCATATTCCTTTGATTCCCACTGGCGGGGTAACATTAGATAATGCGGCTGAATTTATTGAAGCAGGAGCGATCGCTGTCGGACTAGCCGGAGATTTGTTTCCCTTAGAACTGGTAGATAAAGGTAATTGGCAACTAATTACACACAAAGCCCAATTAATCCGCGAAAAACTCCTAATTCATAAGTAA
- a CDS encoding photosystem I reaction center subunit II PsaD, with protein MSEEGAPKATPTVPNITNESQLSGKAPNFGGGTGGLLSKAFLEEKYAITWNSPKEQVFEIPTGGAATMHQGDNLLYLARKEYCIALGGQQLRSKFKITNYKIYRVFPNGDVEYLHPKDGVFPEKVNAGRVAVGSVPRRIGENPDPVKLKFSSKKTYEA; from the coding sequence ATGTCAGAAGAAGGCGCTCCAAAAGCAACACCTACTGTTCCAAACATTACCAATGAGTCTCAACTTAGCGGTAAAGCCCCCAATTTCGGTGGTGGAACTGGTGGTTTATTATCGAAAGCCTTTTTAGAAGAAAAGTACGCGATTACTTGGAATAGCCCTAAAGAACAGGTATTTGAGATTCCTACCGGCGGTGCTGCTACTATGCACCAAGGTGATAACCTCTTATATCTAGCCCGCAAGGAATATTGCATTGCTTTAGGCGGTCAGCAACTGCGTTCTAAATTCAAAATTACCAACTATAAAATCTACCGTGTATTTCCCAACGGTGATGTGGAATATCTCCATCCTAAAGATGGCGTTTTCCCAGAAAAAGTGAATGCAGGTCGCGTAGCTGTAGGTTCAGTACCTCGCCGAATTGGGGAAAATCCAGATCCAGTGAAACTAAAGTTTAGTAGTAAGAAAACCTACGAAGCTTAG
- a CDS encoding histidinol-phosphate transaminase has product MLPFIRSDLSQLTAYTPHPEQASSALGGTPATVVATEDTVPLKVAIDRVDTNENPYDLPEQLKEKLGRTYLETIEANRYPDGEYGALKQAIAQYVNESASLANPILPTQISVGNGSDELIRSVLIATCLGSEGAILVANPTFSMYGILAQTLGIPVVNISRHETDFAIDLESAQKALESTHNPAIRVLFVVHPNSPTANSLTPSELDWLRSLPEEILVVIDEAYFEFSQTSVVQELEKRPNWLIFRTFSKAFRLAAHRVGYAIAHPELIATLEKVRLPYNLPSFSQAAAQIALAHRHELLEVIPSILAERDRLLAAFQDIPQLQVWESSANFIYVRPRVMSLAQVAHQLKSEGTSIRQTGGGLRISIGTPEENSRTLTRLKAVLTN; this is encoded by the coding sequence ATGCTTCCCTTCATCCGTTCCGATCTCAGTCAACTAACCGCCTACACGCCTCATCCCGAACAGGCTTCGTCGGCTCTTGGCGGAACTCCAGCAACCGTAGTGGCTACAGAAGATACAGTTCCGTTAAAAGTTGCCATTGACAGAGTAGATACTAACGAGAACCCCTACGATTTACCAGAACAACTAAAAGAGAAACTAGGACGGACTTATTTAGAAACAATTGAGGCAAATCGTTATCCTGATGGGGAATATGGGGCACTAAAACAAGCGATCGCTCAATACGTTAATGAATCAGCCTCTTTGGCAAATCCCATCCTTCCTACTCAGATTTCTGTAGGGAACGGTTCTGACGAATTAATCCGTTCGGTGCTAATTGCCACTTGTTTGGGTTCAGAAGGTGCGATTTTGGTGGCTAATCCCACCTTTTCTATGTATGGGATTTTAGCCCAAACCTTGGGAATCCCTGTCGTCAACATCAGTCGTCATGAAACTGATTTTGCGATAGATCTTGAGTCAGCCCAAAAAGCGCTTGAAAGCACTCACAATCCAGCTATCAGAGTACTTTTTGTCGTTCATCCCAACTCCCCTACTGCTAACTCCCTTACTCCATCCGAACTAGATTGGTTGCGGAGTCTACCAGAAGAGATTTTAGTCGTGATAGACGAAGCTTATTTTGAATTCAGCCAAACTAGCGTGGTGCAGGAATTAGAAAAGCGCCCCAACTGGCTGATTTTTCGGACATTTTCCAAAGCTTTTCGGCTAGCTGCTCATCGAGTTGGTTATGCGATCGCTCACCCTGAGTTAATTGCCACCTTAGAAAAAGTCCGTCTTCCCTACAATTTACCCAGTTTTTCGCAAGCTGCGGCTCAAATCGCCTTAGCCCATCGCCACGAGTTGTTAGAGGTGATTCCGTCGATCTTAGCAGAGCGCGATCGCCTCCTAGCTGCTTTCCAGGACATCCCACAGTTGCAAGTTTGGGAAAGTAGCGCCAACTTTATCTACGTGCGTCCCCGCGTAATGTCTTTAGCACAAGTTGCCCATCAGTTGAAATCTGAAGGAACTTCCATTCGTCAAACGGGAGGAGGATTGCGTATTAGCATCGGAACTCCTGAAGAAAACTCAAGAACTTTGACGCGGTTAAAAGCTGTATTAACCAACTAA
- a CDS encoding metallophosphoesterase: MYWIFTGRLSVEHIEVAIADLPTSLNGTKIVLMSDFHYDGLRLSEELLAQAIAQSNQAEADLIVLTGDYITSDPTPIHQLALRLKHLQSRLGVYAVLGNHDIYYRQSKSEVTKALSSVDIRVLWNEIAYPFGSQFPLVGLAEFWSREFNPIPVMQSLDRSIPRLVLSHNPTTAKILKQWRVDLQLSGHTHGGQVALPLVAPLMKLAKYQSVIRKKIPPQVREWLPYMKRDCNRLVRNWRWMQGLHQIGENQLYVNRGLGTYAPGRIFCPPEVTIITLTQQKNAEMGESLYPLANM; encoded by the coding sequence ATGTACTGGATTTTTACAGGGCGTTTGAGTGTAGAACACATAGAGGTGGCGATCGCGGATTTACCTACCTCCTTAAACGGCACTAAAATCGTCTTAATGTCAGACTTTCACTATGATGGCTTGCGACTATCTGAAGAATTATTAGCACAAGCGATCGCTCAAAGTAACCAAGCGGAAGCCGATTTAATAGTTCTGACGGGGGATTATATTACTAGCGATCCGACTCCCATTCATCAACTTGCTCTCAGACTCAAACACCTACAAAGCCGTTTAGGGGTTTACGCTGTCTTAGGTAACCACGACATCTACTATCGTCAATCTAAATCTGAAGTGACAAAAGCTTTATCTAGCGTAGATATTCGGGTGTTGTGGAATGAAATTGCCTATCCATTTGGGTCACAATTTCCTTTAGTTGGACTAGCAGAATTTTGGTCAAGAGAATTTAATCCCATCCCAGTCATGCAGAGTTTAGATCGATCTATCCCTAGGTTAGTTTTGTCTCATAACCCGACTACTGCTAAAATATTGAAACAATGGCGAGTAGATCTGCAATTATCAGGTCATACTCATGGAGGTCAAGTCGCACTACCTCTAGTTGCTCCTCTCATGAAGTTAGCTAAATACCAGTCAGTCATCAGAAAGAAAATTCCGCCACAAGTTAGAGAATGGCTACCTTACATGAAAAGAGACTGCAACAGACTCGTTCGCAACTGGAGATGGATGCAAGGATTACACCAAATTGGAGAAAATCAACTATATGTCAATCGTGGCTTAGGTACTTACGCACCAGGACGAATTTTCTGTCCTCCAGAAGTCACTATTATCACTCTTACCCAGCAAAAGAATGCGGAGATGGGGGAATCACTGTATCCCCTAGCAAATATGTAA
- a CDS encoding tetratricopeptide repeat protein gives MNASAFVRRQSKKINWYWAIPQTNRQGLGNSHFGKGHSTTYLRSLVKRKMQQGHFPGAIAILTCIIKRHPHSAADYNNRGLVYFQSGEPEKAITDYNQALKLNPKLDSAYNNRANFYATQKMWSEALNDYDMALSLNPTNVRAWINQGITFRQLGLYEQALDNFEMALNFKDLQGMSYAQRGRSYHLRGDWNCALADYRRAFNHLNGLSQAEHQLMEKVELWEQELMSFALRSA, from the coding sequence ATGAACGCTAGTGCTTTTGTCCGTCGCCAGTCAAAGAAAATTAATTGGTATTGGGCGATTCCTCAAACTAATCGTCAAGGTTTGGGAAATTCTCACTTTGGCAAAGGTCACTCAACTACTTACTTGCGTTCTTTAGTTAAACGCAAAATGCAGCAAGGTCATTTCCCTGGAGCTATAGCTATTTTAACTTGTATTATCAAGCGCCATCCTCATAGTGCGGCTGACTATAACAATCGAGGATTAGTGTATTTTCAAAGCGGTGAACCAGAAAAAGCGATCACTGACTATAATCAGGCACTGAAACTCAATCCTAAATTAGACAGCGCCTATAATAACCGAGCTAATTTTTATGCTACTCAAAAAATGTGGTCTGAGGCATTAAATGACTATGATATGGCTTTGAGCCTCAATCCCACTAATGTTCGTGCCTGGATTAATCAAGGAATTACTTTTCGCCAATTAGGATTATACGAGCAAGCATTAGATAATTTTGAGATGGCTCTTAATTTCAAAGATTTACAAGGTATGAGCTATGCTCAAAGAGGACGCAGCTATCATCTCAGAGGTGACTGGAACTGTGCTTTGGCTGATTATCGCCGCGCCTTTAACCATCTCAATGGTCTCTCTCAAGCAGAACATCAACTGATGGAGAAAGTAGAGTTATGGGAACAAGAACTCATGAGTTTTGCTCTACGTTCTGCATAA
- a CDS encoding DUF3493 domain-containing protein: MSKLSDRLPTTKVDKVPKGMNPELYARLKSEASAPYRGLRKFIYAGFGASGLIGGVIFLAQLAGGGDIASLLPNLGVQIGVVALMIWLFRLEQKAEAKAAKRSPR; the protein is encoded by the coding sequence ATGAGTAAACTAAGCGATCGCTTACCTACGACTAAAGTAGATAAAGTCCCAAAAGGCATGAATCCTGAGCTATATGCCAGATTAAAAAGTGAAGCCTCTGCACCATATCGAGGCTTAAGAAAGTTTATTTATGCAGGCTTTGGGGCTTCTGGATTGATTGGTGGGGTAATATTTTTAGCCCAGCTAGCTGGTGGTGGAGATATTGCTTCTTTGTTACCAAATTTGGGCGTACAAATTGGTGTAGTAGCACTCATGATTTGGTTATTTCGTCTAGAACAAAAAGCAGAAGCCAAAGCAGCTAAGCGATCGCCCCGTTAG
- a CDS encoding cytosolic protein gives MTEPRDAFDSPWKDILEAYFQEFVEFFFPQIHAEIDWNRGYDFLDSELQQVVRDAELGKRLADKLVKVWRLSGEETWVLVHIEIQSQEESHFAERMFVYYYRLRDKYDLPIASLAILGDERETWKPKPFQSELWGCEVSFRFPIIKLLDYASDWNQLETSHNPFAIAVMAHLKTKETRNDGISRKEWKFRLTRLLYERGYERQDILNLFRFIDWILELPEELKRSFRDELEQYERERQMPYVTSIERMAEAKGEAKGEARGEERQKQAIALKMLQENIPLDIIARITELTIEQLQQLRSQNS, from the coding sequence ATGACCGAACCACGCGATGCCTTCGATTCTCCCTGGAAGGATATTCTCGAAGCTTATTTTCAGGAGTTCGTTGAGTTTTTCTTTCCTCAAATTCACGCTGAAATCGACTGGAATCGAGGCTACGATTTTCTCGACTCGGAATTACAGCAGGTAGTACGAGATGCCGAATTAGGTAAACGGTTGGCTGATAAGCTAGTCAAAGTGTGGAGACTCAGTGGTGAAGAAACTTGGGTTTTAGTTCATATCGAGATCCAGAGTCAGGAGGAAAGTCATTTTGCTGAACGGATGTTTGTCTATTACTATCGCTTGCGGGATAAGTACGATTTGCCCATTGCCAGTTTAGCGATATTGGGTGACGAACGAGAAACCTGGAAACCCAAACCGTTTCAGAGCGAACTTTGGGGATGTGAAGTATCCTTTCGGTTCCCCATAATTAAATTACTTGACTATGCTTCTGATTGGAACCAGTTGGAAACGAGTCATAATCCATTTGCCATTGCAGTAATGGCGCATTTAAAGACCAAGGAAACTCGAAATGATGGTATATCTAGAAAAGAATGGAAGTTTCGGTTAACCAGGCTCTTGTACGAACGGGGATATGAAAGACAAGATATACTGAATTTATTCAGGTTCATCGATTGGATCTTAGAGTTACCAGAAGAGTTGAAACGTTCTTTTCGAGATGAATTAGAGCAGTACGAACGGGAGAGACAAATGCCTTATGTAACTTCTATTGAACGGATGGCTGAAGCTAAAGGCGAAGCTAAAGGCGAAGCTAGAGGTGAGGAGCGACAAAAACAAGCTATTGCCCTAAAAATGCTTCAGGAAAACATACCATTGGACATAATTGCTCGGATTACTGAATTGACTATCGAACAACTACAACAGTTGCGATCGCAAAACAGTTAA
- the leuS gene encoding leucine--tRNA ligase encodes MDSRYTPAEIEVKWQQHWTEQNIDKTLTEKNQPKFYALSMFPYPSGNLHMGHVRNYTITDVIARVRRMQGYRVLHPMGWDAFGLPAENAAIDRGVPPAKWTYQNIAQMRSELKRLGLSYDWNQELATCAPNYYKWTQWIFLQFLSAGLAYQKEAAVNWDPIDQTVLANEQVDSEGRSWRSGAKVERKLLRQWFFKITDYAEQLLNDLDKLTGWPDRVKTMQANWIGKSVGAYLEFPVVGSDTKIGVFTTRPDTAYGVTYVVLAPEHPLTLQLTTADQKAAVEAFIQDVSGQSELERVAEDKPKRGIPTGAKAINPFTGAEIPVWIADYVLYEYGTGAVMGVPAHDSRDFKFATQQNLAIQVVIVPNEDSSTTSIAEAYTEAGVLVNSGEFDGMLSTQGKTAIIEYAEKQGIGKARIQYRLRDWLISRQRYWGAPIPVVHCPNCGIVPVPAADLPVVLPEEIDLSGRGPSPLAQLESWVNVPCPSCNTPAKRETDTMDTFIDSSWYFLRFPDATNTEKVFDSDCTNDWMPVDQYVGGIEHAILHLLYSRFVTKVLRDRSLLNFDEPFQKLLTQGMVQGKTYLNPKTERWIPSALVNPNDPKDPETGEPLTVSYKTMSKSKHNGVAPQHVIDKYGADTARMFILFKAPPEKDLEWEETDVEGQFRFLNRVWRLVTEFAQTGKGAILYLRHAALRQAQEPLCAPTQKSFAASSPKSKEDKELRRAIHTAIAEISHDLEGEYQFNTAVSELMKLSNALGDRTDKQSSVYREGIYTLVILLAPFAPHIAEELWHLLGNTGSVHQQTWLQHDPEALVADEITLVIQVLGKTRGTLVVPAQATQTELEDLARESEVAQKFIAGKTIKKVIVVPGKLVNFVIT; translated from the coding sequence GTGGACTCCCGTTACACCCCAGCAGAAATAGAAGTAAAGTGGCAGCAGCATTGGACTGAACAAAACATTGACAAAACCCTAACCGAGAAAAATCAGCCCAAATTCTATGCCCTATCTATGTTCCCCTATCCATCGGGAAACCTGCATATGGGGCACGTCCGCAACTATACCATCACCGATGTCATTGCTAGAGTTAGAAGAATGCAGGGATATCGGGTGTTGCATCCGATGGGTTGGGATGCGTTTGGCTTACCTGCGGAAAATGCCGCTATAGATAGAGGAGTTCCCCCAGCTAAGTGGACGTATCAAAACATCGCGCAAATGCGATCGGAATTAAAGCGTTTGGGGCTTTCCTACGATTGGAACCAAGAATTAGCTACGTGCGCGCCTAATTACTATAAATGGACGCAGTGGATCTTTTTGCAGTTTTTATCAGCAGGACTTGCTTATCAAAAAGAAGCTGCGGTAAACTGGGACCCCATCGATCAAACCGTTCTCGCCAACGAACAAGTAGATAGCGAAGGGCGTTCTTGGCGTTCTGGGGCGAAAGTAGAACGAAAACTCTTGCGCCAGTGGTTTTTCAAAATTACTGACTATGCAGAGCAATTACTCAACGATTTAGATAAACTTACAGGTTGGCCCGATCGCGTCAAAACTATGCAGGCGAACTGGATTGGCAAATCCGTCGGGGCGTATTTAGAGTTTCCTGTAGTGGGTTCGGATACCAAAATAGGCGTATTCACAACCCGTCCAGATACGGCTTATGGGGTCACATATGTAGTTTTAGCCCCAGAACACCCTTTAACGTTACAACTGACCACAGCAGACCAAAAAGCGGCAGTAGAAGCCTTTATTCAAGATGTTTCCGGTCAAAGTGAATTAGAACGGGTAGCTGAAGATAAACCGAAGCGGGGTATTCCTACGGGTGCTAAGGCGATTAATCCCTTTACAGGTGCAGAAATTCCGGTTTGGATTGCTGACTATGTTCTGTATGAATATGGTACTGGTGCAGTGATGGGAGTTCCCGCGCACGACAGTCGCGATTTCAAATTTGCCACGCAACAGAATTTAGCAATTCAAGTTGTAATCGTGCCTAATGAAGATTCATCAACGACATCCATTGCAGAAGCTTATACAGAAGCCGGAGTTTTAGTTAATTCGGGTGAATTTGATGGGATGCTATCTACTCAAGGTAAGACAGCCATAATTGAATATGCCGAAAAACAGGGCATAGGTAAAGCTAGAATTCAGTATCGCTTGCGAGATTGGTTGATTTCTCGTCAAAGATATTGGGGCGCGCCGATTCCTGTGGTTCATTGTCCAAATTGCGGGATTGTGCCAGTTCCAGCCGCAGATTTACCTGTAGTTCTTCCCGAAGAAATCGATCTTTCTGGTAGAGGTCCTTCACCATTAGCTCAGTTAGAATCTTGGGTGAATGTACCATGTCCTAGTTGTAACACTCCAGCGAAGCGGGAAACTGATACGATGGATACCTTTATTGATTCATCTTGGTATTTCTTGCGCTTTCCCGATGCAACTAATACAGAAAAGGTTTTTGATTCAGATTGCACAAATGACTGGATGCCTGTAGATCAGTATGTAGGGGGTATCGAACACGCGATCTTGCACTTACTTTACTCTAGATTTGTGACTAAGGTGTTGCGAGACAGATCCTTACTCAACTTTGACGAACCATTCCAGAAACTTTTAACTCAAGGGATGGTACAAGGGAAAACCTACCTCAACCCCAAAACCGAACGCTGGATTCCTTCGGCTTTGGTTAACCCCAACGATCCGAAAGATCCTGAAACTGGGGAACCTTTGACGGTTTCGTATAAAACCATGTCGAAGTCAAAACATAATGGGGTAGCACCACAGCACGTCATAGATAAATATGGTGCAGATACCGCACGGATGTTTATTCTGTTTAAAGCACCTCCTGAAAAGGATTTGGAATGGGAAGAAACAGATGTTGAAGGGCAATTTCGGTTTCTAAATCGGGTTTGGCGGTTAGTGACGGAATTTGCACAAACAGGTAAGGGCGCAATCCTATACCTGCGGCACGCTGCGCTACGACAAGCTCAGGAACCGCTTTGCGCCCCTACACAAAAATCTTTTGCCGCCTCAAGCCCCAAATCTAAAGAAGACAAAGAACTGCGACGAGCAATTCATACAGCGATCGCCGAAATTAGTCACGATCTAGAGGGTGAATATCAATTCAATACGGCAGTGTCTGAGTTGATGAAGCTAAGTAATGCGTTAGGCGATCGCACTGATAAACAATCTTCTGTCTACCGAGAAGGAATCTATACCCTAGTAATATTACTAGCACCTTTTGCCCCTCACATCGCCGAAGAACTGTGGCATCTTTTAGGTAATACAGGTTCAGTCCACCAGCAAACATGGCTCCAGCATGACCCAGAAGCCCTCGTAGCCGACGAAATTACCCTAGTGATTCAAGTTTTGGGTAAAACCAGAGGCACTCTCGTAGTGCCCGCCCAAGCCACTCAGACAGAATTAGAAGATCTGGCGCGGGAATCAGAAGTAGCCCAAAAATTCATTGCTGGTAAAACCATTAAAAAAGTAATAGTTGTACCTGGCAAATTAGTCAACTTTGTAATTACTTAA
- a CDS encoding DUF11 domain-containing protein, translating to MKLARIAGITALALAATVPFAINMPGFANLKDQVGNAIAQNVQTKPQLNLNLTAEKQIFEKNGKKVNWQALQSGTVVNPGDVLRYNLVGENKGSGAAKNLVLTQPIPKGTVYVLKSATANGAKLSFSIDGGKTFSPNPVVAVKLANGKVETRPAPAAMYSMTRWDFNQPVNAKSSVKVSYKVVVK from the coding sequence ATGAAACTCGCTCGTATTGCTGGCATTACTGCTCTGGCTCTCGCCGCTACAGTCCCTTTTGCGATTAATATGCCAGGTTTTGCCAACCTTAAAGACCAAGTTGGCAATGCTATAGCTCAAAACGTTCAAACCAAACCCCAATTAAATCTAAATTTAACCGCAGAAAAGCAAATTTTTGAGAAAAACGGTAAAAAAGTCAATTGGCAAGCGCTCCAAAGCGGTACAGTCGTTAATCCTGGAGACGTATTGCGCTACAACCTAGTTGGTGAAAATAAAGGTAGTGGTGCAGCCAAAAACTTGGTTTTAACTCAGCCAATCCCCAAAGGCACAGTTTATGTCCTCAAATCAGCTACAGCTAATGGAGCTAAACTCAGCTTCAGTATTGATGGTGGCAAGACTTTCTCACCTAACCCAGTAGTAGCTGTGAAGTTAGCTAATGGTAAAGTTGAAACTCGTCCCGCTCCTGCTGCTATGTATTCTATGACCCGTTGGGATTTTAACCAACCAGTTAATGCCAAATCTAGTGTCAAAGTTTCTTACAAAGTGGTAGTGAAATAG